The following coding sequences lie in one Rutidosis leptorrhynchoides isolate AG116_Rl617_1_P2 chromosome 4, CSIRO_AGI_Rlap_v1, whole genome shotgun sequence genomic window:
- the LOC139840205 gene encoding uncharacterized protein: MDAGGRAKFSVYQNPALSTALTNNSLRPSISTFIFILSLTSASAFSLFSFIIRENDIVYSSKFRYVTQDLAYFLLKVTQAVVALVLIGSFLALIKAISLWNSKATQPASTSNKQLNLTNRQLGLLGIKSKYPQAESKPSKEPPKANSSPSNTLVPLHQSFTNSGSITRMSSGKSTMNNGNKMHSFNTPSKPPVSSFYLVPSQSPTMKTPPSTDPTVSTPWSSKRASSTKEISSEKQLETFLADFDEKFNMSAGKMATPTSNTNGFGVSSPNTNTSGTTRSTPLRPVRMSPGSQKFSTPPKKGEGDLPPPMSMEESIDAFERLGVYPQIEQWRDHLRQWFSSVLLNPLLAKIETSHVKVMDAAAKLGISVTISKIGIDSTIGAATASVSSNERNVDWQPAYTLDEESLLLQLRTTLVQTVDASISRATLGAFQQLPAQNISVPVIQDCIDIITEHLKLLALVKGEWAKGLLPQSSIRAEYTVQRIRELAAGTCVKKYEYVTIKESLNKKWTEVPTDSHLLLYLFCAFLEHPKWTLHVDPTCHAGVQSTKNPLFLGVLPPKERFPEKYLAVISGVPSVLHPGACLLTVGKQIPPIFALYWDKKPQFAFEGRTALWDSVLLLCHKIKSDYGGIVRGMHLGSSAFGILPILDEDNSE; the protein is encoded by the exons ATGGACGCCGGAGGACGAGCGAAGTTTTCAGTGTATCAGAATCCAGCTCTCTCAACTGCCCTAACTAACAACAGTCTCCGTCCTTCAATCTCGACATtcatcttcattctttctttaacaTCTGCTTCTGCCTTCTCTCTCTTCTCTTTCATTATCAG GGAAAATGATATTGTTTACAGTTCGAAGTTCAGATATGTTACTCAAGACCTTGCTT ATTTTCTTTTGAAAGTGACGCAGGCTGTCGTGGCTTTGGTTCTGATTGGCTCGTTTTTGGCGCTTATCAAAGCCATTTCGTTATGGAATTCAAAAGCTACTCAACCTGCATCTACTTCTAATAAACAGCTAAATCTGACAAATCGACAATTGGGGCTGTTGGGAATAAAATCGAAGTATCCGCAGGCTGAATCGAAGCCTTCAAAAGAGCCACCCAAAGCTAATTCATCACCTTCGAATACGCTTGTCCCCCTTCACCAATCGTTTACAAATTCAGGCAGTATAACCCGTATGAGCAGCGGGAAATCAACTATGAATAACGGAAACAAGATGCATTCATTTAACACCCCGTCTAAACCACCAGTTTCATCATTCTATCTTGTCCCTTCACAATCACCAACTATGAAAACACCACCGAGCACGGACCCCACCGTTTCTACTCCTTGGTCAAGTAAACGAGCATCTTCTACCAAAGAAATATCATCAGAAAAACAGCTCGAAACATTTTTGGCTGATTTTGATGAAAAGTTTAACATGTCTGCTGGTAAAATGGCTACTCCAACTTCTAATACAAACGGGTTTGGTGTATCTAGCCCCAATACAAACACTTCTGGTACTACAAGAAGCACACCGTTAAGACCCGTACGAATGTCTCCCGGTTCTCAAAAGTTCAGTACGCCACCGAAAAAAGGGGAAGGTGATTTACCTCCACCTATGTCCATGGAAGAGTCGATTGATGCTTTTGAGCGCTTAGGTGTCTATCCACAAATTGAGCAGTGGCGTGACCATCTCAGGCAGTGGTTTTCTTCGGTTTTGTTGAATCCCCTACTTGCAAAAATTGAAACTAGCCATGTTAAG GTTATGGATGCTGCTGCAAAGCTTGGTATTTCTGTTACAATTAGCAAAATAGGAATCGATTCGACAATAGGAGCTGCAACTGCAAGTGTATCTTCAAACGAAAGAAATGTCGATTGGCAGCCTGCATATACTCTTGATGAAGAAAGCCTTCTTCTTCAGTTGCGCACTACTCTTGTCCAAACTGTTGATGCTTCCATtt CAAGGGCTACTCTAGGTGCCTTCCAACAGTTGCCAGCACAGAATATTTCGGTCCCAGTCATACAAGATTGTATAGATATAATCACTGAACACCTGAAGCTTCTTGCTTTAGTGAAAGGGGAATGGGCAAAAGGCTTGCTTCCACAGAGCAGTATACGAGCAGAGTATACGGTACAGAGAATCCGAG AGCTTGCGGCAGGGACATGCGTAAAGAAGTACGAGTACGTCACAATCAAAGAGAGTTTGAATAAAAAATGGACCGAAGTTCCTACAGACTCTCATTTGTTGCTGTATTTATTTTGTGCATTCTTGGAACACCCAAAGTGGACCCTACATGTGGATCCTACATGTCATGCGGGTGTACAGTCTACCAAGAACCCTTTATTTTTAGGTGTCCTTCCACCAAAAGAACGTTTTCCGGAGAAGTACTTGGCCGTTATTTCTGGAGTCCCTTCGGTGCTTCATCCCGGAGCTTGTTTGTTGACTGTTGGCAAACAAATTCCCCCAATCTTTGCTTTGTATTGGGATAAA